Proteins encoded in a region of the Oncorhynchus gorbuscha isolate QuinsamMale2020 ecotype Even-year linkage group LG16, OgorEven_v1.0, whole genome shotgun sequence genome:
- the LOC123999084 gene encoding myosin light chain kinase, smooth muscle-like isoform X1 yields MVEPDMSSDSSSEKRYVSTLRMYIGPTNTSPGQGKNILAASITSATATRTEVDTASSTGDSCHTPTPLRSLDPPLFTEPLEDCSADEGSDITLRGVITGSQPISVSWLHNGEAVFFGKPLFDGSEARLVVRECLPEDAGAYTCVAENRAGKTSSSSAVCVRDFKTICGALNVTSHTSPPLNIMENRGSKLLLSSNNDSVFTQSSSPISSNTPSPGGPRKVSTEVTPKKRASSGTVSLHFKDPPSHIEARLGETARLTCVFCGIPPVVSCWIRNKEPVVDGSELWVESSDQSTTLVIAEPGPEHSGRYTVVVRDRKNSAHHTLTLAVIERPQSPASSPVVSLLSVSPLCLVLSWSGPCYDGGSAVLGYVVEVRRKGPAESGDWSELTAHCKSTSYKVRSGLEPQGEYCFRVRAYNVVGVSEPSEESQLIKMEQIAEPQEESPRTYEDVTIDSTHKVTDHYNILEKLGVGKFGQVFKLTHKQTGRVCAGKFYKGRRVKEREAARKEMELMNFLHHPKLVQCLGAYDLKPEMVMVMEFIAGGELFERIVDDSFVHTEPASVHYMQQIVEGIGYMHQQNIIHLDLKPENIVCVDHTGTCIKIIDFGLASKLDPSTPLKVMHGTPEFVAPEVIGYEPVSLATDMWSIGVICYILLSGESPFQGNSEAETLALVTGAQWEFDEESFEEITDQAKDFISSLLNKEPRCRISCEEALVHSWIAEPISADPSTTKCLSKEKMKRYLAKQKWKKTGKALLALKRMALLSKADGPGSPTTPAEDSPLSPEAEQALQSLEVKLQEGPQFSLTLTDQTASQGSTARLSCHLTGYPDPEVVWLRGEEPLEESSRVQIEYEEDGLCTLVLAQVVPEDSDVYTCRATNDQGKALCSAKLIVKE; encoded by the exons GGGACAGCTGCCACACACCAACCCCCCTCAGAAGTCTGGATCCACCCCTGTTCACAGAGCCTTTGGAGGACTGCTCGGCAGATGAAGGAAGTGACATCACACTCCGAGGGGTTATCACAGGAAGTCAGCCAATCAGTGTGTCCTGGCTGCACAATG GTGAGGCAGTGTTTTTTGGGAAGCCCCTCTTCGATGGCAGTGAGGCCAGGCTGGTGGTGAGGGAATGCCTACCTGAGGACGCGGGCGCCTACACCTGTGTGGCAGAGAACCGAGCGGGCAAGACCTCCAGCAgctcagctgtgtgtgtgagag ACTTTAAGACTATCTGTGGAGCCCTGAACGTAACTTCACACACTTCCCCTCCCCTCAACATTATGGAGAACAGAGGCTCAAAGTTACTACTGTCATCCAACAATGACAGTGTCTTCACACAGTCCAGCTCCCCAATAAGCTCTAACACCCCGAGCCCAGGTGGACCCCGAAAAG TCTCCACAGAAGTCACGCCAAAGAAGAGAGCCAGCTCGGGGACAG TCTCGTTGCACTTTAAGGATCCCCCATCCCACATTGAGGCACGGCTAGGAGAGACAGCCCGTCTGACGTGTGTGTTCTGTGGAATTCCCCCTGTGGTGTCCTGCTGGATACGAAATAAAGAACCG GTTGTAGATGGGTCTGAGTTGTGGGTAGAGAGCAGTGATCAGAGCACTACGTTGGTGATAGCAGAGCCAGGACCTGAGCATTCAGGACGCTACACCGTTGTAGTACGAGACCGCAAGAACTCGGCGCATCACACCCTCACTCTTGCTGTCATAG AGCGGCCCCAGTCCCCAGCTTCCAGCCCtgtggtgtctctcctctctgtctctcctctctgtttggtcCTGTCCTGGTCTGGGCCCTGCTACGACGGAGGCAGTGCTGTCCTGGGCTACGTGGTGGAGGTGAGGAGAAAAGGCCCCGCTGAGTCTGGGGACTGGAGTGAGCTCACAGCCCATTGCAAGAGTACTTCTTACAAGGTGCGCTCTGGGCTTGAGCCTCAGGGGGAGTACTGCTTCCGGGTGAGGGCCTACAACGTGGTGGGGGTGAGCGAGCCCAGTGAGGAGTCTCAGCTTATCAAGATGGAGCAGATAG CTGAGCCACAAGAGGAGTCTCCTCGGACATATGAGGATGTCACCATCGACTCCACCCACAAGGTCACCGATCACTACAATATACTGGAGAAACTGGGAGT GGGGAAGTTTGGCCAGGTGTTCAAACTCACTCACAAGCAGACGGGCCGTGTGTGTGCCGGAAAGTTCTACAAGGGCCGGCGGGTCAAGGAGAGGGAGGCGGCCCGTAAAGAGATGGAGCTGATGAACTTCCTGCACCACCCCAAACTGGTCCAGTGTCTGGGGGCCTATGATCTCAAGCCAGAGATGGTCATGGTCATGGAGTT CATTGCTGGAGGTGAGCTGTTTGAGCGTATAGTGGACGACAGCTTTGTGCACACAGAGCCGGCCAGTGTGCACTACATGCAGCAGATCGTGGAGGGGATCGGCTACATGCACCAGCAGAACATCATCCACCTGGACCTGAAGCCTGAAAACATAGTGTGTGTTGACCACACTGGCACGTGCATTAAGATCATTGACTTTGGCCTGGCCAGCAAGCTGG ACCCCTCCACTCCCCTGAAGGTGATGCACGGGACACCAGAGTTTGTGGCTCCAGAGGTGATTGGCTATGAGCCTGTTAGCTTAGCCACAGACATGTGGAGCATTGGAGTCATCTGCTACATATT actgaGTGGTGAGTCTCCCTTCCAGGGTAACAGTGAGGCAGAGACCCTGGCCTTGGTGACTGGTGCTCAGTGGGAGTTTGATGAGGAGAGCTTTGAAGAGATCACTGACCAGGCCAAAGACTTCATCAGCTCCCTGCTCAACAAGGAACCAAG GTGCAGGATATCCTGTGAGGAGGCTCTGGTCCACTCCTGGATAGCTGAGCCCATCTCAGCAGACCCCAGCACCACCAAGTGTCTCTCCAAGGAGAAGATGAAGAGGTACCTCGCCAAGCAGAAGTGGAAG AAAACAGGGAAAGCCCTGCTGGCGCTGAAGAGGATGGCTCTGCTGTCTAAAGCCGATGGGCCTGGCTCTCCCACCACCCCTGCAGAAG ACAGCCCCCTGAGTCCTGAGGCAGAGCAGGCCCTGCAGTCTCTAGAGGTGAAACTCCAGGAGGGGCCCCAGTTCTCCCTGACCCTAACGGACCAGACTGCCTCCCAGGGCTCCACCGCCCGCCTCTCCTGTCACCTCACAG GGTATCCTGACCCGGAGGTGGTGTGGTTGAGGGGGGAGGAGCCTCTGGAGGAGTCATCCCGGGTGCAGATAGAGTATGAAGAGGATGGGCTCTGCACCCTGGTCCTGGCCCAAGTAGTGCCAGAGGACTCTGATGTTTACACCTGTAGGGCCACCAACGACCAGGGGAAGGCATTGTGTTCAGCCAAACTCATAGTAAAGGAATAG
- the LOC123999084 gene encoding myosin light chain kinase, smooth muscle-like isoform X2 yields MVEPDMSSDSSSEKRYVSTLRMYIGPTNTSPGQGKNILAASITSATATRTEVDTASSTGDSCHTPTPLRSLDPPLFTEPLEDCSADEGSDITLRGVITGSQPISVSWLHNGEAVFFGKPLFDGSEARLVVRECLPEDAGAYTCVAENRAGKTSSSSAVCVRVSTEVTPKKRASSGTVSLHFKDPPSHIEARLGETARLTCVFCGIPPVVSCWIRNKEPVVDGSELWVESSDQSTTLVIAEPGPEHSGRYTVVVRDRKNSAHHTLTLAVIERPQSPASSPVVSLLSVSPLCLVLSWSGPCYDGGSAVLGYVVEVRRKGPAESGDWSELTAHCKSTSYKVRSGLEPQGEYCFRVRAYNVVGVSEPSEESQLIKMEQIAEPQEESPRTYEDVTIDSTHKVTDHYNILEKLGVGKFGQVFKLTHKQTGRVCAGKFYKGRRVKEREAARKEMELMNFLHHPKLVQCLGAYDLKPEMVMVMEFIAGGELFERIVDDSFVHTEPASVHYMQQIVEGIGYMHQQNIIHLDLKPENIVCVDHTGTCIKIIDFGLASKLDPSTPLKVMHGTPEFVAPEVIGYEPVSLATDMWSIGVICYILLSGESPFQGNSEAETLALVTGAQWEFDEESFEEITDQAKDFISSLLNKEPRCRISCEEALVHSWIAEPISADPSTTKCLSKEKMKRYLAKQKWKKTGKALLALKRMALLSKADGPGSPTTPAEDSPLSPEAEQALQSLEVKLQEGPQFSLTLTDQTASQGSTARLSCHLTGYPDPEVVWLRGEEPLEESSRVQIEYEEDGLCTLVLAQVVPEDSDVYTCRATNDQGKALCSAKLIVKE; encoded by the exons GGGACAGCTGCCACACACCAACCCCCCTCAGAAGTCTGGATCCACCCCTGTTCACAGAGCCTTTGGAGGACTGCTCGGCAGATGAAGGAAGTGACATCACACTCCGAGGGGTTATCACAGGAAGTCAGCCAATCAGTGTGTCCTGGCTGCACAATG GTGAGGCAGTGTTTTTTGGGAAGCCCCTCTTCGATGGCAGTGAGGCCAGGCTGGTGGTGAGGGAATGCCTACCTGAGGACGCGGGCGCCTACACCTGTGTGGCAGAGAACCGAGCGGGCAAGACCTCCAGCAgctcagctgtgtgtgtgagag TCTCCACAGAAGTCACGCCAAAGAAGAGAGCCAGCTCGGGGACAG TCTCGTTGCACTTTAAGGATCCCCCATCCCACATTGAGGCACGGCTAGGAGAGACAGCCCGTCTGACGTGTGTGTTCTGTGGAATTCCCCCTGTGGTGTCCTGCTGGATACGAAATAAAGAACCG GTTGTAGATGGGTCTGAGTTGTGGGTAGAGAGCAGTGATCAGAGCACTACGTTGGTGATAGCAGAGCCAGGACCTGAGCATTCAGGACGCTACACCGTTGTAGTACGAGACCGCAAGAACTCGGCGCATCACACCCTCACTCTTGCTGTCATAG AGCGGCCCCAGTCCCCAGCTTCCAGCCCtgtggtgtctctcctctctgtctctcctctctgtttggtcCTGTCCTGGTCTGGGCCCTGCTACGACGGAGGCAGTGCTGTCCTGGGCTACGTGGTGGAGGTGAGGAGAAAAGGCCCCGCTGAGTCTGGGGACTGGAGTGAGCTCACAGCCCATTGCAAGAGTACTTCTTACAAGGTGCGCTCTGGGCTTGAGCCTCAGGGGGAGTACTGCTTCCGGGTGAGGGCCTACAACGTGGTGGGGGTGAGCGAGCCCAGTGAGGAGTCTCAGCTTATCAAGATGGAGCAGATAG CTGAGCCACAAGAGGAGTCTCCTCGGACATATGAGGATGTCACCATCGACTCCACCCACAAGGTCACCGATCACTACAATATACTGGAGAAACTGGGAGT GGGGAAGTTTGGCCAGGTGTTCAAACTCACTCACAAGCAGACGGGCCGTGTGTGTGCCGGAAAGTTCTACAAGGGCCGGCGGGTCAAGGAGAGGGAGGCGGCCCGTAAAGAGATGGAGCTGATGAACTTCCTGCACCACCCCAAACTGGTCCAGTGTCTGGGGGCCTATGATCTCAAGCCAGAGATGGTCATGGTCATGGAGTT CATTGCTGGAGGTGAGCTGTTTGAGCGTATAGTGGACGACAGCTTTGTGCACACAGAGCCGGCCAGTGTGCACTACATGCAGCAGATCGTGGAGGGGATCGGCTACATGCACCAGCAGAACATCATCCACCTGGACCTGAAGCCTGAAAACATAGTGTGTGTTGACCACACTGGCACGTGCATTAAGATCATTGACTTTGGCCTGGCCAGCAAGCTGG ACCCCTCCACTCCCCTGAAGGTGATGCACGGGACACCAGAGTTTGTGGCTCCAGAGGTGATTGGCTATGAGCCTGTTAGCTTAGCCACAGACATGTGGAGCATTGGAGTCATCTGCTACATATT actgaGTGGTGAGTCTCCCTTCCAGGGTAACAGTGAGGCAGAGACCCTGGCCTTGGTGACTGGTGCTCAGTGGGAGTTTGATGAGGAGAGCTTTGAAGAGATCACTGACCAGGCCAAAGACTTCATCAGCTCCCTGCTCAACAAGGAACCAAG GTGCAGGATATCCTGTGAGGAGGCTCTGGTCCACTCCTGGATAGCTGAGCCCATCTCAGCAGACCCCAGCACCACCAAGTGTCTCTCCAAGGAGAAGATGAAGAGGTACCTCGCCAAGCAGAAGTGGAAG AAAACAGGGAAAGCCCTGCTGGCGCTGAAGAGGATGGCTCTGCTGTCTAAAGCCGATGGGCCTGGCTCTCCCACCACCCCTGCAGAAG ACAGCCCCCTGAGTCCTGAGGCAGAGCAGGCCCTGCAGTCTCTAGAGGTGAAACTCCAGGAGGGGCCCCAGTTCTCCCTGACCCTAACGGACCAGACTGCCTCCCAGGGCTCCACCGCCCGCCTCTCCTGTCACCTCACAG GGTATCCTGACCCGGAGGTGGTGTGGTTGAGGGGGGAGGAGCCTCTGGAGGAGTCATCCCGGGTGCAGATAGAGTATGAAGAGGATGGGCTCTGCACCCTGGTCCTGGCCCAAGTAGTGCCAGAGGACTCTGATGTTTACACCTGTAGGGCCACCAACGACCAGGGGAAGGCATTGTGTTCAGCCAAACTCATAGTAAAGGAATAG
- the LOC123999085 gene encoding complement C1q-like protein 2 yields MMLQERFQKALRMKGFAVFLMALCCCLSGTQGQGDHEDQKACCPSDTGSLMKELISIGEKLGAMGEKLGTMGDNLRLMETRLQTNENEVEELKRLTGGRPQVAFAATLWQTGDAPGNTGPFTTPIPLQYKKVFSNTGSSYNPATGIFTATVKGMYYFHFTMMNNLNAPPNSVVCLTKNGQRLVSVWDTVGTDAHDSGSNAVVIPLEVGDNVYVELQATRLVHDDIMNYNTFSGFLLFPM; encoded by the exons ATGATGCTGCAGGAAAGGTTTCAGAAGGCTTTGAGAATGAAGGGTTTTGCAGTCTTTTTGATGGCActatgctgctgtctgtctgggacACAGGGTCAGGGAGACCACGAGGACCAGAAAGCATGCTGCCCATCTGACACTGGTTCTCTGATGAAAGAACTGATCTCTATAGGAGAGAAACTAGGAGCCATGGGGGAGAAACTGGGAACTATGGGGGATAACCTGAGACTCATGGAGACCCGGTTACAAACGAATGAGAATGAAGTGGAGGAGCTGAAGAGACTAACTGGAG GTCGGCCTCAGGTGGCCTTCGCCGCAACTCTCTGGCAGACAGGCGATGCCCCTGGGAACACAGGACCTTTCACCACTCCCATTCCCCTGCAGTACAAGAAGGTCTTCTCAAACACCGGCAGCTCCTACAACCCTGCCACAG GTATCTTCACTGCCACGGTCAAAGGAATGTACTACTTCCATTTCACGATGATGAACAACTTGAACGCCCCTCCTAATTCTGTGGTGTGTTTGACCAAGAATGGCCAGAGGCTGGTGTCTGTCTGGGACACTGTAGGAACCGATGCGCACGACAGTGGCAGCAACGCAGTGGTCATTCCTCTGGAGGTGGGAGATAACGTCTATGTGGAGTTACAGGCTACCAGGCTGGTCCATGATGACATCATGAACTACAACACCTTCAGTGGCTTCCTGCTCTTCCCCATGTAA
- the LOC123999086 gene encoding complement C1q-like protein 2, which translates to MSLRMKGFAVFLLALCSCLSGTQGQGDHEDQKACCPSDTGSLMKELISIGEKLGAMGEKLGTMGDNLRLMETRLQTSENEVEELKRLTGGRPQVAFSATLWQTGDAPGNTGPFTTPIPLQYKKVFSNTGSSYNPATGVFTATVKGMYYFRFSMMNNLNAPPNSVVCLTKNGQRLVSVWDTTGSDANDSGSNAVVIPLEVGDNVYVELQANRLVYDDSMNYNTFSGFLLFTM; encoded by the exons ATGAGTTTGAGAATGAAGGGTTTTGCAGTCTTTTTGCTGGCACTATgctcctgtctgtctgggacACAGGGTCAGGGAGACCACGAGGACCAGAAAGCATGCTGCCCATCTGACACTGGTTCTCTGATGAAAGAACTGATCTCTATTGGAGAGAAACTAGGAGCCATGGGGGAGAAACTGGGAACTATGGGGGATAACCTGAGACTCATGGAGACCCGGTTACAAACCAGTGAGAATGAAGTGGAGGAGCTGAAGAGACTAACTGGAG GTCGGCCTCAGGTGGCCTTCTCCGCAACTCTCTGGCAGACAGGCGATGCCCCTGGGAACACTGGACCTTTCACCACTCCCATTCCCCTGCAGTACAAGAAGGTCTTCTCAAACACTGGCAGCTCCTACAACCCTGCCACAG GTGTCTTCACTGCCACGGTCAAAGGAATGTACTACTTCCGTTTCTCAATGATGAACAACCTGAACGCCCCTCCTAATTCTGTGGTGTGTTTGACCAAGAATGGCCAGAGGCTGGTGTCTGTCTGGGACACTACAGGATCTGATGCCAATGACAGTGGCAGCAACGCAGTGGTCATTCCTCTGGAGGTGGGAGATAACGTCTATGTTGAGTTACAGGCTAACAGGCTGGTTTATGATGACAGCATGAACTACAACACCTTCAGCGGCTTCCTGCTCTTCACGATGTAA
- the LOC124000350 gene encoding coenzyme Q-binding protein COQ10 homolog, mitochondrial-like, with translation MANKITPLLFRALVEMSEVHSSKVVRGNPNRANIRHLGSCGVLSARCATLPLSSPLLRTTPSRSFINLAASITARRMEYSESRTLGYTPEQMYSVVASVDQYQHFVPWCKKSRVVKGRNGDVRAQLEIGFPPIVERYTSEVTVVPNHQVRAVCTDGSLFSHLETIWRIAPAAEDQPDSCNIYFHVSFEFRSLLHSQLASLFFDEVVKQMVNAFESRAAKLYRGHHAPFQEEASRMRRLTHPTH, from the exons ATGGCCAACAAAATCACCCCTCTTCTTTTCCGGGCACTGGTTGAGATGTCTGAAGTACACTCTTCAAAAGTTGTACGAGGAAATCCCAACAGAGCAAATATCAG acACCTGGGCAGCTGTGGGGTCCTGTCAGCACGGTGTGCCACCctgcccctgtcctctcccctcctccggACCACACCCTCCCGCAGCTTTATTAACCTGGCTGCCTCCATCACTGCCCGCAGGATGGAGTACTCTGAGAGCCGCACACTAGG GTACACTCCAGAGCAGATGTACAGTGTGGTGGCCAGTGTGGACCAGTACCAGCACTTTGTCCCTTGGTGTAAGAAGTCCCGGGTCGTGAAGGGAAGGAACGGGGATGTTCGGGCCCAGCTGGAGATTGGGTTCCCTCCCATCGTGGAGCGTTACACCTCAGAGGTCACGGTTGTCCCAAACCACCAAGTCAGG GCTGTGTGTACAGACGGATCCCTCTTCAGCCACCTGGAGACGATATGGAGGATTGCCCCTGCAGCCGAGGACCAACCAGACTCCTGCAACATCTACTTCCAC GTATCCTTCGAGTTCAGGTCTTTGCTGCACTCCCAGCTGGCCTCCCTGTTCTTTGACGAGGTGGTGAAGCAGATGGTGAACGCCTTTGAGTCGCGGGCAGCCAAACTATACAGGGGCCACCACGCCCCCTTCCAGGAGGAGGCGAGCCGCATGAGAAGACTCACTCACCCCACTCACTGA